The following are encoded together in the Zygosaccharomyces rouxii strain CBS732 chromosome C complete sequence genome:
- the GIC2 gene encoding Gic2p (similar to uniprot|Q06648 Saccharomyces cerevisiae YDR309C GIC2 Protein of unknown function involved in initiation of budding and cellular polarization interacts with Cdc42p via the Cdc42/Rac-interactive binding (CRIB) domain): protein MAVLPQMKSIWLDEDEEAEKLYGLQAQQFMGPDDEDALSIRMVNSDKPLLSNKKKIDLGPLTKNKFRMPRSPASKGFANGSGRSSNRDGTQKPKSGFFSLFKGKEINNGKNRKISTPFQFQHISHADAKTGFESEDEKDEEPNDHEDDLLHPVCSEGCEQHHGDSKCTAIPEGAVLNSRASSARMSYNGSISTSSSRISRFSTGAAGRIVSTSTMATSIQYDHSRIASLNNLGKNYMKHRHVGSADGNSSDNHDGTLEFLKNYNFPSELDNNVLFNFTPEVKPHKISTPIIEAESCYSQETPSFSGVKNLPARLSRHRSDPNLLGTPQMESKWFDEGTPATRRSLDDVLRYYHEPSEENSPLHLALEVGSPLEAAVDEHSIQVDTPLDFNPISPGTSPLRLA from the coding sequence ATGGCTGTCCTACCGCAGATGAAGTCGATATGgcttgatgaagatgaagaagccGAAAAATTGTATGGACTACAGGCGCAACAGTTCATGGGACccgatgatgaagatgcacTCTCGATCAGGATGGTCAACAGCGACAAACCTCTTTTGAgtaacaagaagaagatcgATTTGGGGCCATTGACCAAAAACAAGTTTAGAATGCCACGTTCACCTGCCTCCAAAGGTTTTGCGAATGGCAGTGGTAGAAGTAGTAATCGCGATGGTACCCAGAAGCCTAAAAGTGGGTTTTTCTCCCTTTTCAAAGGTAAAGAGATTAATAATGGGAAGAATAGAAAGATTTCCACGCCATTCCAGTTCCAGCACATATCACATGCCGATGCCAAGACAGGTTTTGAATCCGAAGATGAGaaggatgaagaaccaAATGACCACGAGGATGACCTTTTACATCCGGTATGCAGCGAAGGCTGTGAACAACATCATGGTGATTCCAAATGCACGGCGATTCCAGAGGGCGCCGTCTTAAATAGCAGAGCTTCTTCTGCTAGAATGTCTTACAATGGATCTATATCCACATCGtcttcaagaatttctaGATTCAGCACTGGTGCTGCGGGTCGTATAGTGTCTACTTCCACAATGGCAACTTCGATTCAATATGATCATAGTCGTATCGCTTCTCTAAACAATTTGGGCAAAAACTATATGAAACATAGACATGTCGGAAGTGCTGATGGTAACAGTAGTGACAATCATGACGGAACTCTCgaatttttaaagaattacaacTTCCCTTCagaattggataataacgttttgttcaattttaCCCCCGAGGTAAAACCTCATAAGATTTCCACGCCAATTATTGAAGCTGAAAGCTGTTATTCACAGGAGACGCCCTCTTTCAGTGgtgttaaaaatttaccagCTCGCTTGAGTAGGCATAGATCAGATCCAAATTTGCTTGGTACGCCTCAAATGGAATCCAAATGGTTCGATGAGGGTACTCCAGCAACAAGAAGGTCGCTAGATGATGTATTAAGATACTACCACGAACCaagtgaagaaaattcGCCTTTACATTTGGCCTTAGAAGTAGGAAGTCCCTTAGAGGCAGCAGTCGACGAACACTCCATACAAGTGGACACTCCATTAGATTTCAACCCAATCTCTCCCGGCACATCACCTTTGAGATTGGCATAG
- the RPP1 gene encoding RNA-binding RNA processing protein RPP1 (similar to uniprot|P38786 Saccharomyces cerevisiae YHR062C RPP1 Subunit of both RNase MRP which cleaves pre-rRNA and nuclear RNase P which cleaves tRNA precursors to generate mature 5' ends) encodes MLVDLNVCWPQKSFQDPLNDAEVDRVKEVLSTLHVLGYTHVALNFTVNHSDKFPSNPNPMQIKERFGELMKSTGLKIYSRITLVIDDPSKGQSIAKLSQHFDIVAALPITERGVSLATANLDIDLLTFHYNQRLPCFLKHKTICSTVKRGVKLEIVYSAALKDLQSKRQFVNNVRNVVRSSRSRGIVISSGAQSPLECRNVLGAASLIKSLGLQNDKCLQAMSQLASLVLLNGRLRNNSYKQTVAIGTNVVEENSLGNNNSCVKIKRRRRPSEEDPEEGKKKVHK; translated from the coding sequence ATGTTAGTGGATTTGAACGTTTGTTGGCCCCAGAAATCTTTCCAAGACCCATTAAATGATGCAGAAGTTGATAGAGTGAAGGAGGTTTTGTCTACCCTCCATGTTTTAGGGTATACCCATGTTGCATTAAACTTTACGGTTAATCACAGCGATAAGTTCCCATCGAATCCAAATCCAATGCagattaaagaaagattcggcgaattgatgaaatctaCTGGTTTAAAGATTTATTCAAGAATCACCTTGGTCATTGATGATCCTTCAAAGGGACAATCTATTGCTAAACTGTCACAGCATTTCGATATAGTCGCCGCCCTACCGATTACTGAACGTGGAGTCTCATTGGCAACTGCTAATTTAGACATCGATCTTTTAACGTTCCACTATAACCAGAGATTGCCCTGTTTTTTGAAACACAAGACTATATGTAGTACCGTGAAAAGGGGGGTCAAACTAGAGATTGTCTATTCTGCAGCACTAAAGGATCTACAGTCTAAGCGTCAATTCGTGAACAACGTGCGTAACGTCGTTAGAAGTTCACGTTCAAGAGGAATTGTCATTTCAAGTGGAGCGCAATCTCCATTAGAATGCAGAAACGTTTTGGGGGCAGCAAGTTTGATCAAATCTCTAGGGCTCCAAAATGATAAATGTCTACAGGCAATGTCTCAGCTAGCATCGTTGGTACTGCTCAATGGCAGGCTACGCAATAACTCCTACAAGCAGACAGTCGCCATTGGTACAAACGTCGTAGAGGAGAATTCGCTgggtaataataattccTGTGTCAAGATCAAACGTCGTCGTCGCCCCTCTGAGGAAGACCCTGAAGAAGGCAAGAAAAAGGTCCACAAATAA
- the SUM1 gene encoding Sum1p (some similarities with uniprot|P46676 Saccharomyces cerevisiae YDR310C SUM1 Suppresor of mar1-1 (sir2) mutation nuclear protein involved in silencing) has translation MESQRLPISNISSGLNMSTSQNDNNNVQDEPIVTGSEDVSIQQLQREVGVVGEKCRKMESLLLSRDSDMTGSLEELFITFRTLSHNQTVLENKLDDALRNQVNTDLMVNSINERLNNLSENMDEVSRFQSTSAQNNSISTEISRPTSSVKRGPGRPRKSASGGLGSRGNELNNGANLTPVKVSLPTGNVQVPKSKRYFNDPAVKPEPAKVKEEQPQSRVRTMEKSVEPTNTPVKRKRGRPPKRRVVETLIVANDKDEQEGLTKKEEEEETAEVTNSKINEDDGGNGDVEGVEEESVDDNIINDQEYRENTPRIISGSNANGPATHGSLPSSTVSSMAPNSGLIPSTVATADSTSLRGNELPQEQQQLIEDADANNGEAQVVVPAPRKRILGANNDQKELVQDEELERQDSNLAADVSTDSAANKLQRELQQRELDKRRDSREKMLVSMKYNDRQKAKSFMESNKKLLQAMREEERRKRMSALIYDSGVSGAQQMLSVTLPSAKLQEHIFKLEEKAPEQSKKMGISTMLNGEDFATSLSSPSSPEGHKRRRSFDYFSDEPHTLHQLRRRKIANYLATPTMGAIDSPSSIGGMTATGDIANDGTNDDDKNVDVDVDDVDYVENTPDSAGNDTNGHVIKGGPPLVVSGGGNANGNSSSNKNSDSQTSLLLTSPIELLCRDGFFFRRNTPENPINVGTYLEFKFKPKEEELINLTMNQKDFADKTKQERINAHFLKPEIQAETEFAFQVLRKITLTEKYVNSLEYFVMEFRWENKLVGLGLKLRESKRTWQRRKALFSLFEFWRDQSREKRGFPDYTMMHAVKEMENYRIFINRSVSWFYNHITLLKMILYDLCDNVDSQWREWMFTKDSTLPTLGQDGVTEENINEALDNVLTLDFLDDGTENSEIKSHSAMPMSEKTTDDEVDVDELDDDDQEQEQEQEQKQDHEANIDEAERRL, from the coding sequence ATGGAATCACAGAGACTTCCGATTAGCAATATATCTAGTGGATTGAATATGAGCACGTCACagaatgataataataacgtTCAAGATGAACCCATTGTGACTGGATCAGAAGATGTTAGTATTCAGCAATTGCAGAGAGAAGTTGGagttgttggtgaaaaatgTCGAAAGATGGAATCATTACTGCTATCAAGGGATTCGGATATGACAGGttcattagaagaattatttATAACGTTTAGAACACTTTCCCATAATCAAACTGTTTTAGAGAATAAATTAGATGATGCACTTAGAAACCAAGTGAATACGGATTTAATGGTTAATAGTATCAATGAAAGGCTAAACAATTTATCAGAAAATATGGATGAAGTTAGTAGATTCCAATCGACATCTGCGCAGAATAATAGTATTTCGAcagaaatttcaagaccAACATCTTCAGTGAAAAGAGGCCCCGGTAGGCCACGTAAATCTGCTTCTGGAGGGTTAGGCTCAAGAGGAAATGAATTAAACAATGGTGCAAACCTTACACCAGTCAAGGTTTCATTGCCAACTGGTAACGTTCAAGTGCCGAAATCAAAGAGATATTTTAATGATCCAGCTGTAAAACCGGAACCGGCTAAGGTTAAGGAGGAACAACCACAGTCGAGAGTTAGAACAATGGAAAAAAGTGTAGAACCAACTAATACTCCggtgaagaggaaaagagGTAGACCACCAAAGAGAAGAGTTGTAGAAACCTTAATTGTAGCCaatgataaagatgaaCAGGAGGGATTgacaaagaaagaagaggaagaggaaacAGCTGAAGTTACgaattcaaagattaaCGAGGATGATGGCGGTAATGGTGATGTTGAAggtgttgaagaagaatctgtagatgataatattattaaCGATCAGGAATATCGCGAAAATACTCCTCGTATTATTAGTGGATCTAACGCTAATGGACCGGCAACGCACGGCtctttaccttcatcaACGGTATCATCGATGGCTCCTAATTCGGGACTTATACCTTCTACCGTAGCTACTGCAGATAGCACTAGCCTTCGAGGTAATGAACTTCcacaagaacaacagcaaTTAATAGAAGATGCAGATGCCAATAATGGGGAAGCTCAAGTTGTAGTACCAGCTCCcagaaaaagaatattgGGGGCGAACAATGACCAAAAGGAATTAgttcaagatgaagaattggaaagacaAGATTCAAATTTGGCGGCTGATGTATCGACAGATTCTGCAGCAAAtaaattacaaagagaaCTTCAACAAAGGGAATTGGACAAAAGAAGAGACTCAAGGGAAAAAATGTTAGTTTCTATGAAATATAACGATAGACAAAAGGCTAAATCATTTATGGAATCCAATAAAAAACTGTTACAAGCTATGCGTGAGGAGgagagaaggaaaagaatgAGTGCATTAATCTATGACAGTGGAGTTAGCGGTGCTCAACAGATGCTTTCGGTTACTTTACCTAGTGCTAAACTACAAGAACACATTTTTAAATTGGAGGAAAAAGCCCCTGAACAATCTAAAAAGATGGGTATATCGACTATGCTTAACGGTGAAGATTTTGCAACCAGTCTAAGCTCACCATCATCTCCAGAAGGTCATAAACGCCGGAGGTCTTTTGATTATTTCAGTGATGAGCCTCATACATTACATCAattgagaagaaggaagattGCTAATTATTTAGCCACGCCTACGATGGGGGCAATTGATTCACCTTCAAGTATAGGTGGTATGACGGCTACCGGTGATATTGCCAATGACGGTACtaatgatgacgataaaaatGTTGATGTCGATGTCGATGATGTTGACTATGTTGAAAATACCCCTGATAGTGCTGGTAATGATACTAATGGTCATGTTATAAAAGGTGGTCCTCCTTTGGTAGTTAGTGGAGGTGGTAATGCTAATGGTAACAGCAGTAGCAACAAAAACTCAGATTCACAAACCTCACTTCTACTGACATCCCCCATCGAATTGCTTTGTAGAGatggattcttctttcGTAGAAATACCCCAGAAAATCCAATCAATGTGGGTACATATTTggaattcaaatttaaaccAAAGGAAGAGGAACTGATAAATTTGACCATGAATCAAAAAGATTTTGCTGATAAGACAAAGCAAGAGAGAATTAATGCTCATTTTTTAAAACCAGAGATTCAAGCAGAGACAGAATTTGCATTCCAAGTATTGAGGAAGATAACGCTGACAGAAAAATATGTGAATAGTTTAGAGTATTTCGTCATGGAATTTAGATGGGAAAATAAATTGGTTGGACTTGGACTCAAGTTGAGAGAATCAAAGAGGACTTGGCAAAGACGTAAGGCGCTTTTCTCACTTTTCGAATTTTGGAGAGATCAATCTAGGGAGAAAAGAGGTTTTCCCGATTATACGATGATGCATGCGGtgaaagaaatggaaaattatcgtatcttcatcaacagGTCAGTCTCTTGGTTCTATAACCACATTACATTGCTGAAGATGATCCTTTATGATCTGTGTGATAATGTTGATTCTCAGTGGAGAGAATGGATGTTTACAAAGGATAGCACTTTACCCACATTGGGACAAGATGGAGTCACAGAGGAAAATATCAACGAAGCACTCGATAATGTGCTCACACTAGATTTTCTCGATGATGGTACAGAAAATTCTGAGATCAAATCACATAGCGCAATGCCTATGAGTGAGAAAACtactgatgatgaagttgaCGTTGACGAATTGgacgatgatgatcaagaacaagaacaagaacaagaacaaaagcAAGACCATGAGGCTAATATCGATGAGGCAGAAAGAAGATTGTAA
- the PAN5 gene encoding 2-dehydropantoate 2-reductase PAN5 (similar to uniprot|P38787 Saccharomyces cerevisiae YHR063C PAN5 2-dehydropantoate 2-reductase part of the pantothenic acid pathway structurally homologous to E. coli panE) — MTLDAKPLVHIVGLGSMGAILAVDLLRFADCSIVPLFRSKNRLEQFQNETQNTVSVRKLYLENSPLFEKKLQLSSSPETFKPTHIKNIVITTKTYQTKDSLKPYLPYIDNNTNLILIQNGLGVLEVLRSEVFTDINKRPNLFQGVISHGCFQDKDHPFRFNHAGAADLKIARLPWDPEDMVQSLDSLRVDTQENELVRLLTGNPFAKEFGVKFMTYQELLLGQLYKFLVNACMNSVTATLDCVNGEMAGHCSSVFELIVKESLQVLRAAYEPFFRYEKDYSNKKDYPELAINSVLDAEKMVKDVEYIGCVVNSKNSSSMRQDTLYLRDTEIDYINGYVVRLGEKYNIDTNANRMIKELVNLRLHLNRSRAAVAAK; from the coding sequence ATGACGCTTGACGCTAAGCCTTTAGTCCACATTGTTGGACTCGGTTCCATGGGAGCTATCCTCGCTGTTGACCTACTGCGATTCGCCGATTGTTCTATTGTGCCACTATTCAGATCGAAAAATAGATTAGAACAATTCCAGAATGAAACTCAAAATACTGTTTCTGTTCGTAAACTGTACTTAGAGAACTCCCCACTGTTCGAGAAAAAACTACAATTAAGCTCATCTCCAGAGACTTTTAAACCCACCCACATTAAGAATATAGTCATTACTACGAAAACATACCAAACGAAGGATTCGTTGAAACCATACCTCCCCTATATCGATAACAATAccaatttgatattgattcaaaatgGTCTTGGTGTCTTGGAAGTTTTAAGAAGTGAAGTCTTTACGGACATCAATAAGAGAccaaatcttttccaaGGTGTCATCTCACATGGATGTTTCCAAGACAAGGACCATCCATTTAGATTTAACCACGCAGGTGCAGctgatttgaaaattgcCCGTTTACCATGGGACCCTGAAGATATGGTACAAAGTCTTGACTCATTGCGTGTTGATACACAGGAGaatgaattggttagaCTCTTAACTGGTAACCCATTTGCTAAAGAATTCGGTGTCAAATTTATGACTTATCAAGAATTATTATTGGGAcaactttacaaatttCTAGTGAATGCCTGTATGAACAGTGTTACAGCTACTTTAGACTGTGTTAACGGTGAAATGGCAGGACATTGTTCATCGGTATTTGAACTAATTGTCAAAGAAAGTCTACAAGTGCTAAGAGCTGCCTACGAGCCATTTTTCCGCTATGAGAAGGATTACTCCAATAAAAAAGATTATCCAGAACTAGCGATCAATTCTGTTCTCGATGCCGAAAAGATGGTTAAAGATGTCGAATACATTGGTTGTGTGGTTAACAGTAAAAACAGCAGTTCGATGAGACAAGATACTTTGTATTTGCGCGATACTGAAATTGATTACATTAATGGTTACGTTGTACGTTTAGGTGAGAAGTATAACATTGACACCAATGCAAACAGAATGATAAAGGAGTTGGTCAATCTAAGATTACACTTAAACAGATCAAGAGCTGCCGTCGCTGccaaataa
- the SSZ1 gene encoding ribosome-associated complex protein SSZ1 (highly similar to gnl|GLV|CAGL0L10560g Candida glabrata CAGL0L10560g and similar to YHR064C uniprot|P38788 Saccharomyces cerevisiae YHR064C SSZ1 DnaK homolog interacts with Zuo1p (DnaJ homolog) to form a ribosome-associated complex (RAC) that is bound to the ribosome via the Zuo1p subunit Hsp70 Protein) — translation MSSPIIGITFGNSTSSIAYINPKNDVDVIANQDGERAIPSVLSYVGEDEYHGGQALQQLIRNPKNTIINFRDFIGLPFAEADVSKCANGSPAVEVDGKVGFIVSRGEGKEEKLTVDEVVSRHLRKLKSAAEDYVGSQISDIVLTVPTTFTEVQKDALKAAAKKVGLKVIQLINEPTSSLLAHVEKFPFNQDVNVVVADFGGTRSDAAVIAIRNGIFTVLASKHDTNLGGDELDGALIEFFAKDFEKKNKSNPTSNARSLAKLRHNAIITKKTLSNTQTATISIESLADGFDYHTSVNRMRFELVTSKVFSKFSSFITDVIAQAELDPLDINAVLLCGGVSYTPKLASNLEFLLPESVAILGPGSKNASNAPNELCASGAALQARLVSDYDAEELASALQPAIINTPHLPNAIGLLGAQGEFHPVLLPETSYPVQKKLTLKDAQGDLLIAVYEGKHHFEEKTLDPPSKEEKKEADDEDEEWSSEEEEPEVIREKLYTPQTKLMELGVKGVKGLEVAFNLNKNGVLRVTAKDLKTGNVVKGEL, via the coding sequence ATGTCTTCTCCAATTATCGGTATTACCTTTGGTAACAGTACCTCCTCCATTGCTTACATCAACCCAAAGAACGATGTTGATGTTATTGCAAACCAAGATGGTGAACGTGCAATTCCATCTGTTCTTTCTTACGTAGGTGAAGATGAGTACCATGGTGGTCAAGCATTGCAACAGTTGATTagaaatccaaagaatACTATCATTAATTTCCGTGACTTTATCGGTTTGCCATTTGCTGAAGCTGATGTTTCTAAATGTGCTAACGGTTCACCCGCAGTTGAAGTTGACGGTAAAGTTGGATTTATTGTCTCTAGAGGTGAAGGTAAAGAGGAAAAGCTTACCGTCGATGAAGTTGTCTCTAGACACTTGCgtaaattgaaatctgCAGCTGAAGATTATGTTGGTTCTCAGATCTCTGACATTGTATTGACCGTTCCAACCACTTTTACCGAGGTGCAAAAGGACGCATTGAAGGCTGCTGCTAAAAAGGTCGGATTGAAGgttattcaattgattaatgAACCAACCTCCTCCCTTTTGGCCCATGTCGAAAAATTCCCATTCAACCAAGACGTCAACGTTGTCGTTGCCGATTTCGGTGGTACAAGATCTGATGCTGCTGTTATCGCTATCCGTAACGGTATCTTCACAGTCTTAGCCTCCAAGCATGACACTAATTTGggtggtgatgaattaGATGGTGCATTGATCGAATTTTTCGCCAAGGATTTcgaaaagaagaacaaatcTAACCCAACATCCAATGCTAGATCTTTGGCTAAACTAAGGCATAACGCTATTATCACTAAGAAGACCTTATCTAACACACAAACCGCTACGATATCTATTGAATCATTGGCTGATGGTTTCGATTATCACACTTCTGTCAACAGAATGAGATTCGAATTGGTCACTAGCAAGGTCTTctctaaattttcatctttcatCACAGATGTTATTGCTCAAGCTGAACTAGATCCATTGGATATCAATGCAGTTCTATTATGTGGTGGTGTTTCTTACACACCAAAATTGGCAAGCAACTTAGAATTTTTGTTGCCTGAATCCGTTGCCATTTTGGGTCCTGGTTCTAAGAATGCATCTAATGCTCCTAACGAATTGTGTGCATCCGGTGCTGCTTTGCAAGCTAGATTGGTTAGCGATTACGAtgctgaagaattggctTCCGCTCTACAACCTGCTATCATTAACACTCCACATTTGCCTAACGCCATCGGTCTTTTGGGTGCCCAAGGTGAATTCCATCCAGTGTTGTTACCTGAAACTTCTTATCCTGTGCAAAAGAAGCTAACTCTAAAGGATGCTCAAGGTGATCTACTGATTGCTGTTTACGAAGGTAAGCACCATTTCGAAGAAAAAACTTTAGATCCACCATCaaaggaggaaaagaaagaagctgatgacgaagatgaagaatggtctagtgaagaagaagaacctGAAGTCATTAGAGAAAAGCTATACACCCCACAAACCAAATTGATGGAGTTGGGTGTCAAGGGCGTCAAGGGTTTGGAAGTAGCCTTCAACCTCAACAAAAATGGTGTGCTGAGAGTTACCGCCAAGGATCTAAAGACCGGTAACGTGGTGAAAGGTGAATTGTAA
- the TFB1 gene encoding TFIIH/NER complex subunit TFB1 (similar to uniprot|P32776 Saccharomyces cerevisiae YDR311W TFB1 Subunit of TFIIH and nucleotide excision repair factor 3 complexes required for nucleotide excision repair target for transcriptional activators): protein MSHSGAATFNKLSGIIAINEDVSPAELTWRSTDGDSSNTIILNTIDKLQATSANSEKMMLRLVAKVDETKKRKDNEGNEILPKPVTHVFNFNNRIVMDNIKSTLQHIISRYKDDDIYEEKRKKEEGSSGTPRLPSETPPTSSLINTATLDDSLSRAKLLSNLKLQQSLLREDKQLMRIFQEAVINSGLPPNEFWSTRIAMLRAYALSVSQKVGPYNVLSTIKPVASSDNKVNVNISREKIMSIFENYPIVKKAYTDNVPKNFKEPEFWARFFSSKLFRKLRGEKIMQHDRGDVIIDRYLTLDQEYDRKDDSILLHPVQKIIDLEGNDQDDPVLKGNKPDFTMQPGFDVNGHNDGSVDILKGMNRLSEKMVMSLENEYSRSNLNQDDVDREERSELVLGDLEEEYQEDYAMIHLKNQGERASLETKDSIEKSKEKHKKINKGQVHDQIDFVLQGLGTKLDLTDVGKNTSYNNEINQKVITAVKTNAKQAKHNNLDTMWGVQGAGKNDEPEATVKLPLDLLESCRMLHSTCCEFLKHFYIHFYSTKPKKQNTTRKLHNNLKECADKIFELFDDVQKGDGESMAAICKSCLKPVLDSINLAIQKYQESTPPVIKRAESTAAQPTVVLD from the coding sequence ATGTCTCATTCAGGTGCTGCTACTTTTAACAAATTATCAGGGATTATAGCTATCAATGAAGATGTTTCGCCTGCTGAATTGACATGGAGATCAACAGATGGTGATAGTTCTAATACCATTATTCTCAATACTATCGATAAATTACAAGCTACTTCTGCTAACAGCGAAAAGATGATGCTAAGATTGGTGGCTAAAGTGGATGAGACAAAGAAACGAAAGGATAACGAAGGTAACGAAATCTTACCTAAACCAGTGACTCATGTTTTTAACTTTAACAATAGGATTGTCATGGACAATATCAAATCAACTCTACAGCATATTATTTCACGTTAtaaggatgatgatatttatgaagaaaagagaaagaaagaagaaggatcTAGTGGCACGCCACGCCTCCCATCAGAAACACCTCCTACTTCATCTTTAATCAATACGGCTACTTTAGAtgattctttatcaagGGCCAAACTGTTatcaaatttaaaattaCAACAATCTTTACTCCGAGAGGATAAACAGTTAAtgagaatttttcaagaagcTGTGATCAATTCAGGATTGCCCCCAAATGAATTTTGGTCAACTAGAATTGCCATGCTAAGAGCTTACGCATTGTCTGTTTCTCAAAAAGTAGGGCCATATAATGTTCTATCGACCATTAAACCAGTCGCGTCTTCTGATAACAAGGTTAATGTCAATATTTCAAGGGAAAAAATTATGagtatttttgaaaactaTCCTATTGTTAAAAAGGCTTATACGGATAATGTTCCTAAAAATTTTAAGGAACCTGAATTTTGGGCAAGATTTTTCTCATCAAAACTGTTTCGTAAATTAAGaggtgaaaagattatGCAACATGATAGAGGTGATGTGATTATAGATAGGTACTTGACTCTGGATCAAGAGTATGATAGGAAAGATGATTCTATACTATTGCACCCTGTACAAAAGATTATTGATTTAGAAGGTAATGATCAAGACGATCCAGTTTTAAAAGGTAATAAACCTGATTTCACTATGCAACCAGGATTCGATGTTAATGGTCATAACGACGGATCTGTAGACATTTTGAAAGGTATGAATAGACTTAGTGAAAAAATGGTTATGTCACTTGAAAATGAATATTCAAGAAGTAACCTAAATCAAGACGATGTAGATCGCGAAGAGCGTAGCGAATTAGTTCTAGGAGATTTGGAGGAAGAGTATCAAGAAGATTATGCCATGATCCACTTGAAGAATCAAGGTGAAAGAGCATCTTTAGAGACAAAGGATTCGATTGAAAAATCGAAGGAAAAGCATAAAAAGATTAATAAAGGACAAGTTCATGATCAAATCGATTTTGTACTTCAAGGTTTGGGTACAAAATTAGATCTAACAGACGTTGGCAAAAACACTTCGTACAACAACGAAATTAACCAGAAAGTCATTACTGCGGTTAAAACCAATGCAAAGCAAGCAAAACACAATAATTTAGATACCATGTGGGGGGTTCAAGGTGCTGGTAAGAATGATGAACCAGAAGCAACGGTTAAACTACCATTGGATTTACTGGAAAGTTGTAGGATGTTGCATAGTACATGCTGTGAATTTCTCAAACATTTTTACATCCATTTTTACAGTACAAAGCCTAAGAAACAAAATACTACCAGGAAGCTTCACAATAATTTAAAAGAGTGCGCAGACAAAATTTTCGAATTGTTTGACGATGTACAAAAGGGGGATGGTGAATCTATGGCAGCCATTTGCAAGTCATGCTTAAAACCAGTTCTTGATTCCATCAACTTGGCAATACAGAAATATCAAGAGAGCACACCTCCTGTAATCAAGAGGGCAGAATCTACAGCGGCACAACCTACGGTTGTTTTAGATTAA